Proteins encoded within one genomic window of Nordella sp. HKS 07:
- a CDS encoding RidA family protein gives MLKQIETDLAPKPFSNYAQAVEVAPGARHLFVAGQVGADPASGKIPDSAEEQHRLAWANVLGILKAAGMDHRAIVDARVFITDRSQIGLYRQVRDEVLKGHKAAATLLVVAGLADPRLVVEVTVIAAAPV, from the coding sequence ATGCTGAAGCAGATCGAAACCGACCTGGCCCCGAAACCCTTCTCCAATTATGCGCAGGCCGTCGAGGTGGCGCCGGGCGCTCGCCATCTCTTCGTCGCCGGACAGGTAGGCGCCGATCCGGCCTCTGGAAAGATTCCCGACAGCGCCGAGGAGCAGCACCGTCTCGCCTGGGCCAATGTGCTGGGCATATTGAAGGCGGCCGGCATGGACCACCGAGCGATCGTCGATGCCCGCGTCTTCATCACCGACCGTTCGCAGATCGGGCTCTACCGGCAGGTGCGGGACGAGGTGCTCAAGGGCCACAAAGCGGCGGCGACCTTGCTGGTGGTCGCGGGCCTGGCCGATCCCAGGCTGGTCGTAGAGGTTACCGTCATTGCAGCGGCCCCGGTATAG
- the gcvA gene encoding transcriptional regulator GcvA, protein MARRLPSLNALRAFEAAARHESFTNAAAELFVTHAAVSRHIRELEEWLGTDLFNRTGRGVELTDAGRRYGARLTPLFDNMAQATIEAAAQGKVRTLNVSVEPSIASRWLVPRLGRFNELHPDIELDIDPENRLVDFRSDKADLGIRYGLGRWPDVEIQKLVSDVEIFPVCSPRLIKDAGPLSPGDLADYNLLHESRKQYWTDWLHAAGIKGVEDWRGTVFQGHLAIEAAEAGQGFALGDMILCTDAMTEGRLARPFALDIKDHGGYFIVRAKGSKESAPARAFREWLQAEMAETQRKFASIKSASTKK, encoded by the coding sequence ATGGCCCGGCGCCTGCCGTCGCTCAACGCCCTTCGTGCCTTCGAGGCCGCCGCCCGGCATGAGAGCTTCACGAACGCCGCCGCCGAGCTGTTCGTGACCCATGCGGCGGTGAGCCGTCATATTCGTGAATTGGAGGAATGGCTCGGCACCGATCTCTTCAACCGCACCGGCCGGGGCGTCGAGCTGACCGATGCGGGACGCCGCTACGGCGCCCGCCTCACCCCCCTCTTCGACAATATGGCGCAAGCGACGATCGAAGCCGCGGCCCAGGGCAAAGTGCGCACGCTCAATGTCTCGGTGGAGCCCTCGATCGCCTCGCGCTGGCTGGTGCCGCGTCTCGGCCGCTTCAATGAGCTCCATCCCGATATCGAGCTCGACATCGATCCCGAGAACCGTCTCGTCGACTTCCGCTCCGACAAGGCCGATCTCGGCATCCGCTATGGCCTCGGTCGCTGGCCCGATGTCGAAATCCAGAAGCTCGTCTCGGATGTCGAGATTTTTCCTGTCTGCAGCCCGCGTCTCATCAAGGATGCGGGGCCCCTCAGCCCCGGCGATCTCGCCGACTACAATCTGCTGCATGAGAGCCGCAAACAATATTGGACCGACTGGCTCCACGCGGCGGGCATCAAGGGCGTCGAGGACTGGCGCGGCACCGTCTTCCAGGGCCATCTCGCCATCGAGGCGGCGGAAGCGGGTCAGGGTTTCGCGCTCGGCGACATGATCCTGTGCACCGACGCCATGACCGAAGGCCGCCTGGCGCGCCCCTTCGCGCTCGACATCAAGGATCATGGCGGCTACTTCATCGTACGCGCAAAAGGGTCTAAGGAATCAGCCCCGGCGCGCGCCTTCCGCGAGTGGCTGCAGGCCGAGATGGCCGAAACGCAGCGGAAGTTCGCGAGCATCAAGAGCGCGTCCACGAAGAAATAG
- a CDS encoding YkgJ family cysteine cluster protein: MPRKKYDCLKCPGYCCSYPVIEVKDRDAARIAKHFDIPLQIAEKKYFKSSYGYKRVMRRKKDKHFGRICQFFDTEARRCTIYEARPWACRDYPGKDNCGYWDFLAFERNAQEDDDYISTTFHNER; encoded by the coding sequence ATGCCCAGAAAGAAATATGACTGCCTGAAGTGCCCCGGCTATTGCTGCTCCTATCCTGTCATCGAGGTGAAGGACCGCGACGCGGCGCGCATCGCCAAGCATTTCGATATTCCCCTACAGATCGCCGAGAAGAAGTACTTCAAGTCTTCCTACGGCTATAAGCGCGTGATGCGGCGCAAGAAGGACAAGCATTTCGGCCGCATCTGCCAGTTCTTCGACACCGAGGCGCGCCGCTGCACCATCTATGAAGCAAGGCCCTGGGCCTGCCGCGACTATCCCGGCAAGGACAATTGCGGCTATTGGGACTTCCTCGCCTTCGAGCGCAACGCGCAGGAAGACGACGACTACATCTCGACCACCTTCCACAACGAGAGATGA
- the hisD gene encoding histidinol dehydrogenase, with protein MTGPANFLKLAELTAAERRRCLARTESDLGPYLEKAAPIVAAVAQEGDEAVARFTRQFDKAPVSADNLAATPDDFRHARKSLAPDISAAIAFAARNITKFHQDQKPEEMWLHEISPGAFAGDRIGPIASVACYVPRGKGSFPSSVMMTCIPAKVAGVEKIAIVTPPGPDGSVDAATLVAAEAAGVTDIFKCGGAQAVAAVAYGTGTIPRCAKIVGPGSPWVVAAKRLVADIIDTGTPAGPSESIIFADETVDGRLAALDLLIEAEHGADSSAWLVTHVPEVAEAARDALPHFLKEMSPDRAAFAGTVLKGPQGGILLCPDAASAIAFVNDYAPEHLQILSRDPKAWLPSFKNAGEILLGEYTPSTLGNFVLGPNHVLPTGGWARTASPLSVYDFMKRTSIGHVTREGYPALAREAHIIARYEGFDAHANAVSPLREKYLKA; from the coding sequence ATGACCGGGCCCGCCAATTTCCTCAAATTGGCGGAGCTTACTGCGGCCGAGCGCCGGCGCTGTCTGGCGCGCACCGAAAGCGATCTCGGGCCCTATCTCGAGAAAGCGGCGCCCATCGTCGCGGCCGTGGCGCAGGAAGGCGATGAGGCGGTGGCGAGATTCACCCGGCAGTTCGACAAGGCGCCGGTCTCCGCCGACAATCTGGCGGCGACGCCGGACGATTTCCGCCATGCCCGGAAATCTCTGGCACCCGACATCAGCGCGGCCATCGCCTTCGCGGCCCGCAACATTACGAAATTCCATCAGGACCAGAAGCCTGAGGAAATGTGGCTGCACGAGATATCGCCCGGCGCCTTTGCCGGCGATCGCATCGGCCCCATCGCTTCCGTCGCCTGCTATGTGCCGAGGGGCAAGGGCTCCTTCCCGAGTTCGGTGATGATGACCTGCATCCCGGCCAAGGTGGCGGGTGTCGAGAAAATCGCCATCGTCACCCCGCCGGGGCCCGACGGGTCGGTCGATGCCGCCACTTTGGTCGCGGCCGAAGCGGCGGGCGTCACCGACATTTTCAAATGCGGCGGCGCCCAGGCCGTCGCCGCCGTCGCCTACGGCACCGGCACGATCCCCAGATGCGCCAAGATCGTCGGACCGGGTAGCCCCTGGGTGGTCGCCGCCAAGCGCCTCGTCGCCGATATCATCGACACCGGCACGCCGGCGGGTCCGAGCGAAAGCATCATCTTCGCCGATGAGACGGTGGATGGCCGTCTGGCCGCGCTCGACCTTCTGATCGAGGCCGAGCATGGTGCGGATTCCTCCGCCTGGCTGGTGACGCATGTCCCGGAGGTGGCCGAGGCGGCGCGCGATGCCCTGCCCCACTTCCTGAAGGAGATGAGCCCCGATCGCGCCGCTTTCGCCGGCACCGTGCTGAAAGGTCCGCAGGGCGGCATCCTGCTTTGTCCCGATGCCGCAAGCGCCATCGCCTTCGTCAATGACTATGCGCCCGAGCATCTGCAGATTCTGAGCCGCGATCCCAAAGCCTGGCTGCCGTCATTCAAGAATGCGGGTGAGATCCTGCTCGGCGAATACACGCCCTCGACGCTCGGCAATTTTGTGCTCGGCCCCAATCACGTATTGCCGACCGGCGGCTGGGCCCGGACCGCCTCGCCGCTGTCGGTCTATGATTTTATGAAGCGCACATCGATCGGCCATGTGACGCGCGAGGGCTATCCGGCGCTGGCGCGCGAGGCTCACATCATCGCGCGCTACGAAGGCTTCGATGCCCATGCCAATGCGGTATCGCCGTTGCGGGAGAAGTATCTGAAGGCCTGA
- a CDS encoding VOC family protein, whose amino-acid sequence MPLNQIILYAKDVEQTVAFYEKFFGFRASREESDRIVELVAADGGARLMIHQAGRAQKAGQSQVKLVFDVEDVEAFCANCKRHGLVFSALHQGQGYVFANARDPDKNSISVSSRAYRKS is encoded by the coding sequence ATGCCATTGAACCAGATCATTCTCTACGCAAAAGACGTGGAACAAACCGTCGCCTTCTATGAAAAATTCTTTGGATTCAGGGCATCCCGCGAAGAGAGCGATCGGATCGTGGAACTCGTTGCGGCTGACGGCGGCGCCCGGCTGATGATCCATCAGGCCGGAAGGGCACAAAAAGCCGGCCAGTCACAGGTGAAACTGGTTTTCGACGTGGAGGATGTCGAAGCCTTTTGCGCGAACTGCAAGAGGCACGGGCTGGTGTTCAGCGCTCTTCATCAAGGCCAGGGTTATGTGTTCGCCAACGCGCGGGATCCGGACAAAAACTCCATCTCGGTCTCCAGCCGCGCCTATCGCAAATCGTGA
- the uvrA gene encoding excinuclease ABC subunit UvrA, whose translation MADHKKVLSIQGAREHNLKNVSLELPRDKLIVFTGLSGSGKSSLAFDTIYAEGQRRYVESLSAYARQFLEMMQKPDVDQIDGLSPAISIEQKTTSRNPRSTVGTVTEIYDYMRLLFARVGVAYSPATGLPIESQTVTQMVDRVMELPEGTRLYLLAPIVRGRKGEYRKELAELQKKGFQRVKVDGKFHEIEAVPALDKKFKHDIDVVVDRIVVKPDLGNRLADSFETALKLAEGLAVAEYADKPLPPSRTSEESANKSKNETHERILFSEKFACPVSGFTIEEIEPRLFSFNNPFGACPKCDGLGTELRFEPELVVPDATLSLRDGAILPWAKTGNTSPYYTQTLEALAKFYKFSMTAAWKDLPKKARDAILFGTGEDEITFVYDDGLRTYKTKKTFEGVIGNIERRWRETDSQWMREELSRYQSDHPCDACGGYRLKPQALAVKIDKLHIGQVSDMSINGANDWFEKLEGKLKPKDREIAARILKEIRARLRFLVDVGLDYLNLSRVSGSLSGGESQRIRLASQIGSGLTGVLYVLDEPSIGLHQRDNARLLETLVHLRDIGNTVIVVEHDEDAIRLADYVVDIGPGAGVHGGEIVAQGSPDQIMANPRSLTGQYLVGLQQVPVPQRRRRPEKGRRIKVTGARANNLKDVTAEIPLGLFTCVTGVSGGGKSTLLIDTIYRAIARKLMGTREQPLEHDRIEGLEFLDKIIDIDQSPIGRTPRSNPATYTGAFTPIRDWFAGLPEAKARGYEPGRFSFNVKGGRCETCQGDGVIKIEMHFLPDVYVTCDACHGKRYNRETLEIKFKDKSIADVLDMTVAEGAEFFRAVPSVRDKMETLERVGLGYIHIGQQATTLSGGEAQRVKLAKELSKRATGRTIYLLDEPTTGLHFHDVRKLLEVLHELVEQGNTVVVIEHNLEVIKTADWIIDMGPEGGDGGGEVVFAGTPEDCVREKRSYTGQFLKDVLRRARTKTEAAE comes from the coding sequence ATGGCCGATCACAAGAAAGTCCTCTCGATACAGGGTGCACGCGAGCACAATCTGAAGAACGTCTCGCTCGAGCTGCCGCGCGACAAGCTCATCGTCTTCACGGGCCTGTCGGGATCCGGCAAGTCCTCCCTCGCCTTCGACACGATCTATGCCGAGGGCCAGCGCCGCTATGTCGAGTCCCTCTCGGCCTATGCGCGCCAGTTCCTCGAGATGATGCAGAAGCCCGATGTCGACCAGATCGACGGCCTCTCGCCCGCCATCTCCATCGAGCAGAAGACGACCAGCCGCAATCCGCGCTCGACGGTGGGTACCGTCACCGAGATCTACGACTATATGCGGCTTCTCTTCGCCCGCGTCGGCGTTGCCTATTCGCCCGCCACCGGCCTTCCCATCGAGAGCCAGACGGTCACCCAGATGGTCGACCGGGTAATGGAACTCCCCGAGGGCACCCGCCTCTATCTGCTGGCGCCGATCGTGCGCGGCCGCAAGGGCGAATACAGGAAGGAGCTGGCCGAGCTCCAGAAAAAGGGTTTCCAGCGCGTCAAGGTCGACGGCAAGTTCCATGAAATCGAGGCTGTCCCCGCCCTCGACAAGAAATTCAAGCACGATATCGACGTGGTCGTCGACCGCATCGTGGTAAAGCCCGATCTCGGCAACCGCCTCGCCGACAGCTTCGAGACGGCGCTCAAGCTCGCCGAAGGCCTCGCCGTCGCCGAATATGCCGATAAGCCGCTGCCGCCGTCGCGCACCTCGGAGGAAAGCGCCAACAAGTCGAAGAACGAGACGCATGAGCGCATTCTCTTCTCGGAGAAATTCGCCTGTCCCGTATCGGGCTTCACCATCGAGGAGATCGAGCCGCGCCTGTTCTCCTTCAACAATCCTTTCGGCGCCTGTCCCAAATGCGACGGCCTCGGCACCGAGCTGCGCTTCGAGCCCGAGCTCGTCGTGCCCGATGCGACGCTGTCCCTGCGCGACGGGGCGATCCTGCCCTGGGCCAAGACCGGCAACACCTCGCCCTACTACACCCAGACGCTCGAGGCGCTCGCCAAGTTTTACAAATTCTCGATGACCGCGGCCTGGAAGGATCTGCCGAAAAAGGCGCGCGACGCCATTCTCTTCGGCACCGGCGAGGACGAGATCACCTTCGTCTATGACGACGGGCTTCGCACCTACAAGACCAAGAAGACCTTCGAGGGCGTCATCGGCAATATCGAGCGGCGCTGGCGCGAGACGGATTCGCAATGGATGCGCGAGGAGCTGTCGCGGTACCAGTCGGATCATCCGTGCGATGCCTGCGGCGGCTATCGCCTGAAACCGCAGGCGCTGGCCGTCAAGATCGACAAGCTGCATATCGGCCAGGTCTCCGACATGTCGATCAACGGCGCCAATGACTGGTTCGAGAAGCTCGAAGGCAAGCTCAAGCCGAAGGACCGCGAGATCGCCGCACGCATCCTGAAGGAAATCCGCGCCCGCCTGCGCTTCCTCGTCGATGTCGGCCTCGACTACCTCAATCTGTCGCGCGTCTCAGGTTCGCTGTCGGGCGGCGAGAGTCAGCGCATCAGGCTCGCCTCGCAGATCGGCTCAGGCCTCACCGGCGTGCTCTATGTGCTGGACGAACCTTCGATCGGCCTGCATCAGCGCGACAATGCGCGCCTGCTCGAGACCCTCGTGCATCTGCGCGACATCGGCAACACCGTCATCGTCGTCGAGCATGACGAGGATGCGATCAGGCTCGCCGACTATGTCGTCGATATCGGCCCCGGCGCCGGCGTCCATGGCGGCGAGATCGTGGCGCAAGGGTCCCCCGACCAGATCATGGCCAATCCGCGCTCGCTCACCGGGCAATATCTCGTAGGCCTGCAGCAGGTTCCCGTGCCGCAACGCCGCCGCCGGCCGGAAAAGGGCCGCCGCATCAAGGTCACGGGGGCTCGTGCCAACAACCTCAAGGATGTGACGGCGGAAATCCCGCTCGGCCTCTTCACCTGCGTGACCGGCGTGTCGGGCGGTGGCAAATCGACTTTGCTGATCGACACGATCTACCGCGCCATCGCCCGCAAGCTGATGGGCACGCGCGAGCAGCCGCTCGAGCACGACAGGATCGAGGGCCTCGAATTCCTCGACAAGATCATCGACATCGACCAGTCGCCGATCGGTCGCACGCCGCGCTCGAATCCGGCGACCTATACCGGCGCCTTCACGCCGATCCGCGATTGGTTCGCCGGCCTGCCTGAGGCCAAGGCGCGCGGTTATGAGCCCGGGCGCTTCTCCTTCAACGTGAAGGGCGGGCGTTGCGAGACCTGCCAGGGCGACGGCGTCATCAAGATCGAGATGCACTTCCTGCCCGACGTCTATGTCACCTGCGATGCCTGCCACGGCAAGCGCTATAACCGCGAGACGCTGGAGATCAAATTCAAGGACAAATCGATCGCCGACGTGCTCGACATGACGGTGGCGGAGGGTGCCGAGTTTTTCCGCGCCGTGCCGTCGGTGCGCGACAAGATGGAGACGCTGGAACGCGTGGGGCTCGGCTATATCCATATCGGCCAGCAGGCGACGACGCTCTCCGGCGGCGAGGCCCAGCGCGTCAAGCTCGCCAAGGAACTGTCCAAGCGCGCCACCGGACGCACCATCTATCTGCTCGACGAGCCGACCACCGGGCTCCATTTCCACGATGTGCGCAAGCTCCTCGAAGTGCTGCATGAGCTGGTCGAACAGGGCAACACGGTGGTCGTCATCGAACACAATCTCGAGGTGATCAAGACGGCCGACTGGATCATCGACATGGGTCCGGAAGGCGGCGACGGCGGTGGCGAGGTCGTCTTCGCCGGAACGCCGGAAGACTGCGTGAGGGAGAAGCGCTCCTATACCGGCCAGTTCCTCAAGGACGTGCTGCGCCGGGCGCGGACCAAGACCGAAGCGGCGGAGTGA
- a CDS encoding SDR family NAD(P)-dependent oxidoreductase: MSNLPLALITGGSRGLGFETARQMGRLGYRLFIASRTSPSLEQAAQSLRADGCLVTAHAFDMQDPQSIQSLVEEVKKKDVPIDVLINCAGVMYEAGKGSDPQTEYGSTASVLRSAEKNVTDTIAINMIGTWSVTRALAPHLARGARIVNVSSSMASLGEMGPGYYGYRASKAGINVFTRTLAYELRPRGILVNSVCPGWVKTNMGGPGATRDVAEGAAGIVWAATLPPDGPTGGFFRDGQAIPW; encoded by the coding sequence ATGTCCAACTTGCCTCTCGCCTTGATCACCGGCGGCTCGCGGGGTCTAGGCTTTGAAACCGCACGACAAATGGGAAGGCTCGGCTATCGCCTGTTCATCGCCAGCCGCACATCGCCTAGTCTCGAGCAGGCGGCGCAGTCCTTGCGCGCCGACGGGTGTCTCGTCACCGCGCATGCCTTCGATATGCAGGATCCGCAGTCGATCCAGTCGCTCGTAGAAGAGGTGAAGAAAAAGGACGTACCCATCGATGTCCTGATCAACTGCGCCGGTGTCATGTACGAGGCCGGCAAGGGCAGTGATCCGCAGACGGAATATGGCTCGACGGCGAGCGTTCTGAGAAGTGCGGAGAAGAACGTCACCGACACGATCGCAATCAACATGATCGGCACCTGGAGCGTCACCCGGGCGCTGGCGCCGCACCTGGCGCGCGGCGCCCGTATCGTCAACGTTTCGTCCAGCATGGCTTCGCTCGGCGAAATGGGACCCGGCTATTACGGCTATCGCGCCTCCAAGGCAGGCATCAATGTGTTCACCCGCACGCTTGCCTATGAGCTGAGGCCGCGCGGCATATTGGTCAACTCGGTCTGCCCGGGCTGGGTCAAGACGAATATGGGCGGCCCAGGTGCTACACGCGATGTGGCGGAAGGTGCGGCCGGCATCGTCTGGGCGGCGACGCTGCCGCCTGACGGGCCGACCGGCGGCTTCTTCCGCGACGGCCAGGCGATCCCCTGGTAA
- a CDS encoding MBL fold metallo-hydrolase gives METRINEIADGIYRLSTFVPDIAPPAGFTFNQFLILGEEPLLFHTGLRTMFQSARSAVSRIIAPAELRWIAFGHYEADECGAMNEWQAIAPRAQVAHGRTGCYVSLNDMSDRPPRVLEHEEVIGLGKGKSVRYLDTPHIPHGWDAGVLYEERSGTLLCGDLFTQIGDGAPLTESDIVGPAIAAEDMFRFSSLNPGMGKTIRRLAELAPKTLALMHGPSFTGDGAQALTALADDYDRRIRLALS, from the coding sequence ATGGAAACAAGGATCAACGAGATCGCCGACGGCATTTACCGGCTCTCGACCTTCGTGCCGGATATCGCGCCTCCCGCCGGGTTCACCTTCAACCAGTTTCTCATCCTGGGCGAGGAACCTCTGCTCTTTCACACCGGCCTCAGGACCATGTTTCAGAGCGCTCGCAGCGCGGTCAGCCGGATCATCGCGCCAGCAGAGCTGCGCTGGATCGCCTTCGGACATTATGAAGCCGATGAATGTGGCGCGATGAACGAATGGCAGGCCATCGCGCCCAGAGCCCAGGTGGCGCATGGCCGGACCGGTTGCTACGTCTCTCTCAACGACATGTCGGACCGCCCGCCGCGTGTCCTCGAGCATGAAGAAGTGATCGGGCTGGGGAAGGGCAAAAGCGTGCGCTATCTCGATACGCCGCATATCCCGCATGGGTGGGACGCGGGCGTTCTCTATGAGGAAAGGAGCGGCACCTTGCTGTGCGGCGATCTCTTCACCCAGATCGGAGACGGCGCGCCGCTGACGGAGAGCGACATCGTCGGACCCGCCATCGCCGCCGAAGACATGTTCCGCTTTTCCAGCCTCAATCCCGGCATGGGCAAGACGATCCGCCGGCTGGCAGAGCTTGCACCGAAGACGCTGGCGTTGATGCACGGACCGTCATTTACCGGTGACGGGGCGCAGGCGCTGACGGCCTTGGCCGATGACTATGACCGCCGGATCCGTCTGGCCTTGAGCTAG
- a CDS encoding TetR/AcrR family transcriptional regulator yields the protein MNRTYTLKRRADQQAQTRQRIVEAAVELHGSVGPAFTTISMVAERAGVQRHTYYAHFPTERDLLLACSGLAADRDPLPDAELWRSVADPRQRLQAGLGALYDWYARNAGLIGCVLRDAEHHALTKEVIQLRMGPPMAVYQDVLGQGLNARQRALLGLAFDFFTWRTLTRDSKLPRDEAVATMVQAIAAARSR from the coding sequence GTGAACCGAACTTACACCCTTAAACGCCGCGCCGACCAGCAGGCCCAGACCCGGCAACGCATCGTGGAAGCCGCGGTCGAGTTGCATGGCAGCGTTGGCCCCGCTTTCACCACGATCAGCATGGTGGCGGAACGTGCCGGCGTTCAGCGTCACACCTACTATGCGCATTTTCCCACGGAGCGGGATCTGTTGCTGGCCTGCTCGGGCCTAGCCGCGGATCGCGATCCTTTGCCGGATGCGGAGCTTTGGCGGTCCGTGGCTGATCCCAGGCAACGGCTCCAGGCCGGGCTTGGCGCCCTCTATGACTGGTACGCGCGCAATGCCGGCCTGATCGGCTGCGTGCTGCGCGATGCCGAACATCATGCGTTGACAAAGGAGGTCATCCAGCTGCGCATGGGGCCTCCCATGGCGGTCTATCAAGACGTGCTGGGACAAGGGCTGAATGCCCGGCAGCGCGCCCTGCTCGGCCTCGCTTTCGACTTCTTCACCTGGCGGACGTTGACACGGGACAGCAAATTGCCGCGCGACGAAGCTGTCGCGACGATGGTCCAGGCCATCGCCGCTGCTAGATCACGATGA
- a CDS encoding replication-associated recombination protein A → MANLFQAAGLDKEAPRPLADRLRPQKLADVVGQEHITGPDGVLTRMIAAGRVPSVIFWGPPGTGKTTIARLLAGATGLVFEQMSAIFSGVADLKKAFDMARSRRDQGKGTLLFVDEIHRFNRSQQDSFLPVMEDGTITLVGATTENPSFELNGALLSRAQVLVLNRLDAEALEKLISRAELHEKRALPLDAEARQVLAGLADGDGRYLLNLVEDIFATVPEGGGALDAARLAEVIQKRVPLYDKSQDGHYNLISALHKTVRGSDPDAALYYLARMLTAGEDPLYITRRMVRMAVEDIGLADPQALQQALAAKEAYDFLGSPEGELALAQAIIYLATAPKSNAGYVAYKAAMKRARETGSLSPPKIILNTPTKLMKEQEYGAGYHYDHDEPDAFSGQNYFPEQMKRERYYDPPERGFEREIRKRLDYWSKLRRDRGES, encoded by the coding sequence ATGGCCAATCTCTTCCAGGCGGCCGGATTGGACAAGGAAGCGCCGCGGCCGCTGGCCGATCGCCTCAGGCCGCAGAAGCTCGCCGATGTGGTGGGCCAGGAGCATATTACCGGTCCTGACGGCGTCCTCACCCGCATGATCGCCGCGGGCAGGGTGCCTTCAGTCATCTTCTGGGGGCCGCCCGGCACCGGCAAGACGACGATCGCGCGGCTGCTCGCTGGCGCCACCGGCCTCGTCTTCGAGCAGATGTCGGCGATCTTCTCAGGTGTCGCCGATCTGAAAAAGGCCTTCGATATGGCGCGGTCCCGGCGCGACCAGGGCAAGGGCACGCTACTCTTCGTCGACGAAATCCATCGCTTCAACCGATCACAGCAGGACAGCTTCCTGCCCGTGATGGAAGACGGCACGATCACTCTGGTTGGCGCGACGACGGAGAATCCCTCTTTCGAATTGAACGGCGCGCTGTTGTCGCGCGCGCAGGTGCTGGTACTCAACCGGCTCGATGCGGAAGCGCTCGAGAAACTCATTTCGCGTGCCGAGCTGCATGAAAAGCGGGCGCTGCCGCTCGATGCGGAGGCGCGCCAGGTGCTGGCCGGGCTTGCCGATGGCGATGGCCGCTATCTGCTCAATCTGGTCGAGGACATCTTCGCGACCGTGCCGGAGGGCGGCGGTGCGCTCGATGCGGCGAGGCTCGCCGAAGTCATACAGAAACGGGTGCCGCTTTATGACAAGTCGCAGGACGGCCATTACAATCTGATCTCGGCGCTGCATAAGACGGTGCGCGGCTCCGATCCCGACGCGGCGCTCTATTATCTCGCCCGCATGCTCACCGCCGGCGAAGATCCGCTCTACATCACGCGCCGCATGGTGCGCATGGCGGTCGAGGATATCGGTCTCGCCGATCCGCAGGCGCTGCAGCAGGCCCTCGCCGCGAAGGAGGCCTATGATTTCCTCGGCAGCCCGGAAGGCGAGCTCGCTCTGGCGCAGGCCATCATCTATCTCGCCACCGCGCCCAAATCCAATGCCGGCTATGTCGCCTACAAGGCTGCCATGAAGCGGGCCCGGGAGACGGGGTCGCTGTCGCCGCCCAAGATCATCCTGAATACGCCGACGAAGCTCATGAAGGAGCAGGAATATGGTGCCGGCTATCACTATGACCATGACGAGCCGGATGCTTTCTCGGGTCAAAACTATTTCCCCGAGCAGATGAAACGCGAGCGCTATTACGATCCGCCGGAGCGCGGCTTCGAGCGCGAGATCCGCAAGCGGCTCGACTACTGGAGCAAGCTCCGACGCGACCGCGGGGAGAGCTGA